The proteins below are encoded in one region of Bacillota bacterium:
- the tpiA gene encoding triose-phosphate isomerase, protein MNKKLRRAVIAGNWKMNKTPAEAATLINEIKPLVKDADCDVVVAVPFVCIATAVEAVKGSNIKVGAQNVHWEKSGAFTGEISADMLKAVGTEYVVIGHSERRQYFGETDVTVNKRTVAALANGLKVILCLGERLEEREQGVTFEVVARQLKIDLAGISAEDVKNNVIIAYEPVWAIGTGKTATNEQAEEVNKFIRDTLASMYDKATADATVIQYGGSMNAGNAESLLDKEDVDGGLIGGASLKAADFAVIVKAASR, encoded by the coding sequence CTGGAAAATGAATAAAACTCCTGCCGAGGCAGCAACTTTGATAAATGAAATAAAGCCACTTGTTAAGGATGCAGACTGTGATGTTGTAGTAGCAGTGCCATTTGTTTGCATTGCTACAGCTGTTGAAGCTGTTAAGGGCAGCAATATTAAGGTCGGCGCGCAGAATGTTCACTGGGAGAAAAGCGGAGCTTTCACCGGCGAAATTTCAGCAGATATGCTCAAAGCAGTAGGCACTGAATATGTAGTTATCGGGCATAGTGAGCGTCGTCAATATTTCGGTGAAACAGATGTAACTGTAAATAAGAGAACAGTTGCGGCTCTTGCTAATGGCCTTAAAGTTATACTTTGCTTAGGAGAGCGCCTTGAAGAGCGCGAGCAGGGCGTTACATTCGAAGTTGTTGCGAGACAGCTTAAGATTGACCTTGCCGGCATTTCTGCTGAAGATGTTAAAAACAATGTAATTATAGCGTACGAGCCTGTTTGGGCAATTGGAACTGGAAAGACTGCTACCAATGAGCAGGCTGAAGAGGTCAATAAATTTATTCGTGACACACTGGCTTCCATGTATGATAAAGCAACTGCTGATGCTACCGTTATTCAATACGGCGGTTCAATGAATGCAGGCAATGCCGAAAGCCTTCTTGATAAAGAAGATGTTGATGGCGGACTTATCGGTGGCGCTTCACTTAAAGCAGCGGATTTTGCCGTTATTGTCAAAGCGGCAAGCAGATAA